GACGGGGCGAGGGGGGCGGGCGCGGGCGGGCGGGAGCCGGTCACTTCGTGAGTTCCAGCTTCGGGACGTCGTCCCGGTCGAACCCGAAGGTCTGGGCGTACAGGGAGAGTTCGGCCTCCAGCGCGCGGACCAGGGTGCCGGTGCGGCGGAAGCCGTGGCTCTCCCCCTCGAAGGTGAGGTAGGCGTGCGGGACGCCCCGGCCCTCGATCGCCGCGAGGAGGCGTTCGCACTGGGCGGGCGGGCAGATGGGGTCGTCGAGCCCCTGGAGCAGCAGGAAGGGCACGCGGAGGCGGTCGGCCCGGTTGACGGGGGACCGTTCGCGGTAGCGCTCGGGGACCTCGGCGTAGGGGCCGATGAGGGAGTCGAGGTACCGGGACTCGAAGTCGTGGGTCCCGCCGGCCGCCCAGCCCTCCAGGTCCAGGACGGGGTAGCTGATCGTCCCGCAGGCGTAGACGTCCGTCCCGGTCAGGGAGGCGGCCGCCGTCCAGCCTCCGGCGCTGCCGCCGCTGATCGCCAGCCGGTCCCCGTCGGCGGTGCCCTCGTCGGCCAGGGCGGTGGCGACGGCGGCGCAGTCCTCGACGTCGACGACGCCCCACCGCCCTCGCAGCCGCTCGCGGTAGGCCAGGCCGTAGCCGGTGGAGCCGCCGTAGTTCACCTCCACGACGCCGATGCCCCGGGAGGTGAGGTAGACGGTCTCCAGGTCGAGCACGAGAGGGAAGTGCCCGGTGGGGCCGCCGTGCGCCCGGACGACGTAGGGCGGCAGTTCGCCCTCGGGGCCGGTGCGGGCGGGGTGGTGCGGCGGATACACGTGGGCGTGGATCTCACGGCCGTCCGGGCCGGTGAAGGTGCGGACCCGGGGCTCGGGGTAGTACGCCGGGTCGACAAGGTCCCGGTGGGCCGCGCCCAGGGTCCGGGTGTGCCCGGTCGCGGTGTCCAGTTCCACCACCTCGTACGAGGTGGCGGGGCTCGCCGCGATGCCGATGACCCGGGTGTCCTGTACGGCCAGGGTGTCGGACCAGGCGGTCCACGGGCCTGCCGCGTCGACGAGTTCGCCGGTCTCCGGGTCGAGGATGCCCAGCCGGCTGGTGCCCCGGCCGTGCAGGACGGCGATCAGCCCGCCCTCCATCAGCCGGAACCAGCTCAGCCCGATCTTCCAGAGCGGTCCGCCGAACTCCTCGCCGCGGGGGGCGCAGAGCCGGCTCGTGGGCACGACCGCCCCGGCGGGGGCGTCCGGCCGCAGCCGCTGGAGTTCCCACCAGCCGCTGATGTCGGACACGAAGACCAGGGAGCCGTCGCGGTCCCACGCGATCTGGGCGACCGCCTCGTCGTCGCCGCCGACGAGGGGGCGCACCCCGGTGAAGGCGCCGTCCCCGGTGATCTCGGCCATCATCACGACCGTGCCGTCCCAGGGCATCCGGGGGTGGTCCCAGGCGATCCAGGCGGCACGCCGGCCGTCGTGCGAGATCTCGGGGCCGGTGACGAAGCGGTGCCGGTCGTCGCTGAGTTCACGTACGGCGGCACGGTCACCGGCGGCCGAGCCGTCCAGCGGCACGGCCGCGATCACTCGGCGTACGTCGGTGGGCGAAGGCCCGGTGAACTCCTCCAGCACGCACCACACCTCGCCGTGCGGCCCGCGCTCCGGGAGCAGGCGCGGGTCGGCCCAGCGCAGGCCGCCGCCGGTGCCGGAGAGCGGGGTGAGCGGCCGGGGAGCGTCCGGGCCGTCCGGGGCGTAGGCGTACAGCCGCTGGTCGGGGTGGTGGACGAAGACGACGAGCGGGCCGCCCTCCTCGGGGGTGCGGGCGATGCCGGCCCAGGGGACACCGCCGTACTCGATGACCCGGCTGCGCGGGTTCCAGGGTTCGGGCAGCACGGTCTCGACGGTTCCGTCGGCGCGGCGGCGGACCAGGGTGCGGCGTCCGCCCTCGGCCGGGCGCGGTTCGGTCCACCAGACCTCGTCGCCCACCGCCTGGACGTACTCGGGTCTGCCGTCCTGCGACGCGGCGACGGCGGCGTCGACGGGTGACGGCCAGGTTCCGTACGGCGCTGCGGTCACCATGGGTGGGTTCCCCCTCCGGTCGGGCGGTTCGGTCGGGTCAGGCGTCGCGCAGGAAGTGGTCCAGGACGCGGACGCCGAAGTGCAGGGCGTCGACGGGGACCCGCTCGTCGACGCCGTGGAAGAGCGCCTGGTAGTCGAAGCCGACGGGCAGTTTCAGCGGGGAGAAGCCGTAGCCGGCGATACCGAGCCGGGAGAACTGCTTGGCGTCGGTGCCGCCGGACATGCAGTAGGGCACGGCACGGGCGCCCGGGTCGAACAGTTCGACGGCGGCCCGCATCCTCCGGAACGTCGGCGAGTCCACCGGTGCCGTGAGCGGGACCTCGCGGTGTGCGTACTCCCAGGTGACACCGGGGCCGGTCAGCAGGTCCAGGGTCGTGTGGAACTCGTCCTCGCCGCCGGGCACCATGCGCCCGTCGATGTGGGCGGTGGCCCGTCCGGGGATCACGTTGACCTTGTAACCGGCTTCCAGCATCGTGGGGTTGCTGCTGTTGCGGACGGTCGGCTCGACGAGTCCGGCGGCCGGCCCCAGTTTGCCCAGCAGTTCGTCCACGTCGAAGCCGGGGGCGTCCGGGTCGGCCTGGATGTGGTGCAGGGCGGCGATCTCGGTGAGCGCGGCCCGCACGGTCGGGGTGATCCGCACCGGCCACCGGTGCCCCCCGATCCGGGCGACGGCCGCGGCGAGCCTGCTGACGGCGTTGTCCCGGTTGGTCTTGGAGCCGTGGCCCGCCTTGCCCTCGGCGGTCAGCCTCAGCCAGGCGGTGCCGCGTTCACCCGCCGCGATGGGGTAGAGCGACAGGCCGGGGCCGGCGTGGAAGGTGAAGGCGCCGGACTCGCTGATGCCCTCGGTGCAGCCTTCGAACAGCCCGGGGTGGCGGTCGGCGAGGAAGCCGGAGCCGTCCTCGGCGCTGGCCTCCTCGTCGGCGGTGTAGGCGATGACGATGTCCCGGCGGGGGCGGACGCCGGCGCGGGCCCAGGCACGGACGACGGCGAGGACCATCGCGTCCATGTTCTTCATGTCGATGGCGCCGCGCCCCCACACCACCCCGTCGCGCACCTCGCCGGAGAAGGGGTGCACGCTCCAGTCGGCGGCCTCGGCGGGGACCACGTCGAGGTGTCCGTGGACCAGCAGCGCGTCGGCGGACGGGTCGGTGCCCTCGATCCGGGCGACGACGTTGGTCCGGCCGGGGGTGCGTTCCAGCAGGACCGGTTCGAGCCCGGCACCGGCCAGCCGCTCGGCGACGTACTCGGCGGCGGGGCGTTCACGGCAGTCGCCGCCCCCGCGGTTGGTGGTGTCGATCCTGATCAGCTCGGAGGTGAACGTGACCGACTCGTCGAGTGCGGTGCCGTCGACCGGGCCGGGGGGCGCCTCAGCCATACTGCTCCTCCACGGCGGCCGACGCGATGGTCGTCACCGCCTTGAACGTGCGGATGCCTTCGTACATCGTCGCGCTGGTGTAGGCGACACGCCGTTCCCCGCTCGGCGCCACGCCGGGGACCACCGTCGCGGCGGCGGCCAGGTGCTCCGCGTCGAACTCCAGCTCCACGGTGAAGGGGCCGCCTGCCACCGGGGCGGTCCGGCCGGCGAGCGCGGTGGCCTCGCGGGCGGCGGTACGGATGTCGGCGGCGGTGCGCGCGGGGGTGCGGCACACGGCGGCGTACCGGGAGACGTGGTCCTTCACCGCGACCTTGCGGGCGTCCGGCGCGTAGAGCACGGCGTCCTCGCAGGTCAGGTCGTCGCCGGTGACCAGGACGACGGGAACGCCGTACTCGGCCGCGACATGGGCGTTGAGCAGTCCCTCGCTGGCCCGGACACCGTTCAGCCACACGCCGGTGATGGAGTTGGCGAGGTAGGTGTGGGCCAGGACGCCTTCGGTCCCGGCTCCGGTGTGGTAGCCGACGAAGGCGACGGCGTCGACGTCACCGTGCTGGATGCCCTCGACCATGGAGAGCGACTTGTGTCTGCCGGTCA
This DNA window, taken from Streptomyces nitrosporeus, encodes the following:
- a CDS encoding S9 family peptidase, whose product is MVTAAPYGTWPSPVDAAVAASQDGRPEYVQAVGDEVWWTEPRPAEGGRRTLVRRRADGTVETVLPEPWNPRSRVIEYGGVPWAGIARTPEEGGPLVVFVHHPDQRLYAYAPDGPDAPRPLTPLSGTGGGLRWADPRLLPERGPHGEVWCVLEEFTGPSPTDVRRVIAAVPLDGSAAGDRAAVRELSDDRHRFVTGPEISHDGRRAAWIAWDHPRMPWDGTVVMMAEITGDGAFTGVRPLVGGDDEAVAQIAWDRDGSLVFVSDISGWWELQRLRPDAPAGAVVPTSRLCAPRGEEFGGPLWKIGLSWFRLMEGGLIAVLHGRGTSRLGILDPETGELVDAAGPWTAWSDTLAVQDTRVIGIAASPATSYEVVELDTATGHTRTLGAAHRDLVDPAYYPEPRVRTFTGPDGREIHAHVYPPHHPARTGPEGELPPYVVRAHGGPTGHFPLVLDLETVYLTSRGIGVVEVNYGGSTGYGLAYRERLRGRWGVVDVEDCAAVATALADEGTADGDRLAISGGSAGGWTAAASLTGTDVYACGTISYPVLDLEGWAAGGTHDFESRYLDSLIGPYAEVPERYRERSPVNRADRLRVPFLLLQGLDDPICPPAQCERLLAAIEGRGVPHAYLTFEGESHGFRRTGTLVRALEAELSLYAQTFGFDRDDVPKLELTK
- a CDS encoding M20/M25/M40 family metallo-hydrolase, yielding MAEAPPGPVDGTALDESVTFTSELIRIDTTNRGGGDCRERPAAEYVAERLAGAGLEPVLLERTPGRTNVVARIEGTDPSADALLVHGHLDVVPAEAADWSVHPFSGEVRDGVVWGRGAIDMKNMDAMVLAVVRAWARAGVRPRRDIVIAYTADEEASAEDGSGFLADRHPGLFEGCTEGISESGAFTFHAGPGLSLYPIAAGERGTAWLRLTAEGKAGHGSKTNRDNAVSRLAAAVARIGGHRWPVRITPTVRAALTEIAALHHIQADPDAPGFDVDELLGKLGPAAGLVEPTVRNSSNPTMLEAGYKVNVIPGRATAHIDGRMVPGGEDEFHTTLDLLTGPGVTWEYAHREVPLTAPVDSPTFRRMRAAVELFDPGARAVPYCMSGGTDAKQFSRLGIAGYGFSPLKLPVGFDYQALFHGVDERVPVDALHFGVRVLDHFLRDA
- a CDS encoding M55 family metallopeptidase → MKILVSADMEGATGVTWPADVLPGTPQWERCRVMFTSDVNAAALGFFDGGADEVLVNEAHWSMRNLLLEHLDERVRMLTGRHKSLSMVEGIQHGDVDAVAFVGYHTGAGTEGVLAHTYLANSITGVWLNGVRASEGLLNAHVAAEYGVPVVLVTGDDLTCEDAVLYAPDARKVAVKDHVSRYAAVCRTPARTAADIRTAAREATALAGRTAPVAGGPFTVELEFDAEHLAAAATVVPGVAPSGERRVAYTSATMYEGIRTFKAVTTIASAAVEEQYG